The Candidatus Berkiella aquae sequence TAATTCGTGAATACCAGGAAATTGTTCAAGCTCTATTTGAGCTTCTTCATGGCTTAGTGAGTATTGGCCGGTCGTTAATTCTTGAAGAAGCTTTACAAATGCACTTAATTGATTCGTTTGTCCTAGAAGTTGCGAGCGTTGTTCTTCATTGCCTTGGAGTAATTGGGAAATAAAATCGGAAGTGCCTTGGAGACTCATGGTAATACTCTGCCAATAGTATAAATTGCAAGAATTCTAACATGAGTTGGTAAGCTACGCATCTATTTGTCAGGATCACTAGTTTATTAGAGAATGTCGAGATTTGCTGTTCAGCTTGCTTCTTAGTGGTGGACTTGTTTACGGCAACGAATGCCAAGAGCAAATTTCTTGGTGTTCATGCCATTTATAATAAATATTATCAAAATACAATGGTTCTAGAGAACATGTATTTTATTAAGGATGATCAATTGAAGCTCTTCGTGTTAAATCCTTTCTTAAGTCTTTGATAGCATCAATAGCATCTTCTAATTTGCAATCATGTTTCAATTTTTTGAATATTTTATGTAATGGAGATTCCGAAAACAAACTTGTAATTGCTTTACAGGCTTCTACTATATCTTCATTTCTCGCTGCAGACTCTTCACCTAGCTCCTCAGCTTCTCCATAATCAATAAAAGTAACCTTCATTTGTGTTGGATCAATCATGATATTTCTATGATGCAGATCATTGTGTTTTATGTTGCTTCCAAATAAATGTTCAAGGGCTTTTAAAAAACTTAGAGCCAATTTGATTTCTTCCATAGAAGTCAAAGGATGGATTAGTGCCAACTCTTTGAAGCGAGCTAATGTCACACCTTCAACAATTTTAATGAAAAGATAGTTATGTTTAGGATCAATATATTGCCTATCCTCTAGTATCCCAGCCCATTTTGAGAATTTACATTCCGCTTTGAATTTAGTTAATTTGCCACGAAATTGATGTTTCATTAAATATAATTCATTATTTTCTAAATCTCTAGCAAGTTTGACGCGACCATAATTACCTTGATCAATTGTGCCGTGATAAAGAGAAAATAGACCTTTATTCTTCCCCGCGATGATTGAAAATTTTAAACTATCATTATCTCTTTTGATTTTTTTTTGCGCAGTTGAAAGTTCTTTTTTTAATCTATCTATTGTCTGTGAATCATAGGTTTCACTATTTTCATGTATTTCCTTATATAAAGGTTCCTCAGATAGAATTTTTGTCCAATCATGTTTTTGGTTGCATGTAAGCATAAATAATTATCACTCGCTTAGCGTAAAATAGATTCGAACCATGATAGGTAAGTGGGCTTCAAAATATTCTGGATCAAATTGATCGAATAAAGAAAACTGAAAGCAAGTTTTACTCAAACGTACTTAATTTTCTATTAAACCAGCCTAAGAAATCGCTGTCATACCGTTATCAATTTTTACTTTACTATTTGAAAAAACAGAGTATGACATTCAAAACGCATGAGAATACTCTGCAAACAATATTAATTGCAAGAATTCTAACCATAAGTTGGTAGGCTACGCATCTATTTGTCCAGATGCGTAGTTTTGCTGATTAGGGATTAAAATGTTGGCGGTAAAGTTCGAGCATTTGTTGATGAATTTTAGGTGGAGCAGCCAAAATACTCTTCGCATTGAGAAATTCAGGATTACCTTCAATGGTGGTAACCCAACCGCCAGCTTCTTGAATAAAAAGTGATCCTGCTGCAACATCCCATGGTTTTAAACCAAATTCCCAAAAACCATCGAGGCGTCCTGCTGCAACATAAGCCAGATCAAGTGCTGCTGCGCCTGCGCGGCGGATACCTGCACAATGAGGAATTAATGCTTTAAAGAAAGTCAGATATTGATCAAGATTACTGAATTCGCGAAAAGGAAAACCCGTACCGACCAGAGCTGAATCAATTTTCTCCAAATTGCTGACACGTAATCGACGACCATTCATTTGTACGCCTTGGCCACGTGTCGCGCTAAAAAGCTCATCGCGAATAGGATCGTAAACAACCCCATGTTGAATTTTATCGAGTTGTTTGACGCCGATAGAAACGCAAAATTGCGGGAATCCATGCAAAAAATTGGTCGTGCCATCTAAAGGATCGATGATCCATTGTGTTTCTTCATCACTGCCTTCAATAAGACCATACTCTTCGCCCAAAATAGTATGTTGGGGATAAGCACGTTTAATGGTATCGATGATAATTTCTTCAGCTGCCTTGTCGACTTGTGAAGCATAATCGTGATGACCTTTTTCAATCACAGTTAAGCTTTCAGCTGTATCTTGTGCTCGTAAGATCATTTTACCCGCTGAACGGGCTGCCTTAATGGCAATATTTACAATTGGATGCATGATTGGGGCCTTAATCTTAGTTTGGCGGCATTATACTCAAACACTGACTACCTTGCTATGATAAGTGTTTTTATAAAGCAGATTAACAAAGTGAACCAACCTATTTCTATCATTCTTTGCCAAACAAGTCATCCCGGGAATATTGGTGCTAGCGCTCGATCTATGAAAACTATGGCGTTGAAGCAATTAGTCTTAATTGAGCCAGCCATATTTCCAAGCAATGTTGCTGTGGAGCGAGCGAGTGGGGCAGATGACGTATTAGCCAATGCTAAAGTTTATGGTTCATTAAATGAGGGGGTTGCCAATTGCCAATGGTTATTTGGTACCAGTGCGCGCTCACGTGCTTTTCCTTGGCCGCAACTCACGCCATTTGAAGCCGCAGCTAAGATGTTAGAGTTAACAGCGACACAACAATCGGTTGGGATCTTATTTGGTAATGAGCAATCGGGTTTATCAAATGAGCAATTACAGCAATGTGATTTTCATATCGCTATCCCTGCTAATCCAGAGTACAGCTCTTTAAATTTAGGGAGTGCAGTACAAATTATTTGTTATGAAATTTATCAGGCTTGGCTTAAGCATAAGCAAGAGCCGACACTATCTGAAATGACTGTCCCAGCAATAGGACACAAAGCCAATCATGATGAAATCGCTGGGTTACTAGAGCATTTTGAAAAAGTGTCAGTTGAAATTGGCTTTCTTGATCCTAAACATCCCAAGAAGCTATTGCCGCGTTTAAAACGTCTTTTTGCAAAGGCTCAATTAGAGAAAGAAGAAGTTAATTTACTGCGTGGCTTCTTAAAATTAGCGAATTCCAAAAAGGACACCCAAATTTCTTAACTTTAAAAATAAAAATGGATGTCCTACAAGATAGGACACCCATTTTTTAATAAAGGACAGTCAAATTATGTAAAATATGACTATCCTAAAGTAGGTTGTCGAAGTAAAGTTAATTACTTGTTTACGAATTTTCGAGCTTTTGCTTCGTAGTGCTTCTTAACGTCAGAAATTTCACCTCTTGTGTGCGCATTTTCTAGTTTGCGCAATGATTTATATGCGTAGTGCCAGACTTGTTCACGATTGCCTTTTTCCGTACCCTTAGCTAATTTTTGAAAGTTGCCAAAAGAAGTTTTATTTTGCTTTTCTGTGCCAATTAGTTCATTTAATTCACGTGCTAATTGCTTATATGACTTTTCTTCTACAGAGTCTTCAATGCTAGAAGATTTTTTGCTAGCTGAGCTCTTTATTTTACTATCAGCAGATTTTGTTAAATCTACTAATTCTTTGGAATCAAGCGAATCAGCAGAGTATTGATCTGAATTTTCAGAACCAACGGAGTTTTCTTCTTGAAAAGAGTGATCAGATTCATCAGAACTTTCTGATTTTTCAGCTGTTATTTCTAAATCTGCTATCTCTTTGGACTCAAGCGAATCAGCGGAGTACTCAGCTGAATTTTCAGCACTAACTGAATTTTCTTCTTGATAAGTGTGATCAGATTCATCAGAACTCTCTGAATCAATGACGTTGGTCTGAGTGTTAGCTTCAGCGGCTGGCTGGGTTAAATAATTATAAGCTGTATTGATCATAGCAGCGCCAGCGGTAGCGATCCCTGTGGTTGTTGCGAGGGTAGCAATTGCTGTTAAGGGAGTAACAACAGCCGAGCCAAAACCCAACGTAAATCCTGCCCAGCCTAATCCGGCAAGTGCGCCAACAGCGGGTACGGTATAATTTGTCTGCTGTGTAGCTGGTTCATTATTAGTGCGCGCTTTTTTAGCAGGATTATTTAATTCTTCAGTAGGGCCTCGTTTCATAGTAACTCCAAAATAAGATTATCAAGGTGGAAAGTCAGTGATTATACTTACATTCTTCGAAGATGCACCTGTCAACATCGTCTACTTGTTGCCACTTGTCGCTGTTGTTCGTATAAGTTCGAACCTATAGAGTTTTTGCTTTATGTAAGTTCAAATTTATGAATTTAGCTTTCTAGGGGAGACTAATCTTGACTATTTTAGTCGGGTTAGGCATGCTGCGCTCAATTCTTGCAGGAATTGAGTGTTATGAAACTAACAACTAAGGGTCGTTATGCCGTCACAGCATTAGTCGACTTAGCAAGCCGTCATCAATCAGAGCCTATCAGTATTGCTGAAGTTGCTTTACGGCATCGTATTTCTGTCGCTTATCTTGAACGGTTAGCAGGGGTTATGCGTGCAAAAGGGCTGCTTAAAAGTGTACGTGGGCCCAAAGGCGGTTATGTCCTAGCCAAGCCTCCTGCACAAATTACGGTGGCTGATATCATTCAAGCTGTCGATGAAAAAATTGATACAACCCGTTGTCACGGGAAAGGTAATTGCCACGAAGGCACGATGTGCATCACCCATCACTTATGGGACAGGCTCAATCAAGAAATCTTTGATTTCCTAAAAAGTATCACCTTAAGCGAATTGATAAATGAACCTCATTTATTAGCACAAAAAAATAATACTTACCCCTTACAATGGCTTGGAGCGAATCATGCATAATGCAGTTTTACTTTCTAGCAATAATGAAATTCGCCAGCCTTGCAGCTTTGTATTAGCACAACAATTACTACGACAAGGACTAGCAAAAATTGTGCAATATTACCCTTTAACCGTAAAATTCAAGGGTAATTCGCAAGATGATGCGCCAGCAATGGTGCAAAATGGAGATACTCCCCCTAGGATGGATAGTAAAAAAAGTAGTCTGATAAGAGAATACCTTTAATGAAACAACTTTATTTTGATTATGCCGCAACAACGCCTCTCGATCCCCGTGTGATTGAAAAAATGGTTGATTGTCTGCAAGAAGATTATGGTAACCCAGCATCGCGTTCGCATGCTTATGGTTGGCGCGCAGAGCAGTTAGTAGAAGAAGCGCGTGAAGCGGTTGCTGCTTTAATCAATGCTGATTCCCGCGAAATAATTTGGACATCAGGCGCTACCGAATCGAATAATCTTGCGATTAAAGGGGCTGCTCAATTTTATCAACGCAAAGGTAAGCATATTATTACCAGCAAAATTGAGCACAAAGCGGTTCTTGATACTTGCCGACAATTAGAACGGGAAGGGTTTGAAGTAACTTATTTAGAGCCCAACAAGCAAGGGCTGATTGAAGTGGAAAGTATCGCAAATGCGATTCGAGAAGATACCGTTGTTGTCTCTATTATGCATGCCAATAATGAAATTGGTGTGATTCAAAATATTGAAGCGATTGGCAAATTAACTCGCGAGAAAGGTATTATTTTTCATGTCGATGCGGCACAAACTGCCGGTAAAATTCATATCGATATGCAAGCCAATGAAATTGATTTACTGTCTATTTCAGGTCATAAACTCTATGGGCCGAAGGGGATTGGCGCATTATTTGTGCGTCGTAAACCGCGTATTCGCTTAAATCCACAAATGCATGGTGGTGGACACGAAAGGGGTTTACGTTCAGGCACATTACCCACACACCAAATCGTCGGTATGGGCGAGGCTTGTAAAATTGCAAAAGCGGAATTAGAGCAAGAAGGAAAAAGAATTGCGCAATTACGCGATAGATTATGGCAAGGGCTAAGTGACATTGAGGAAGTTCATCTGAACGGGCATCCAACCAAGCGATTACCCGGGATTTTAAATCTGAGCATTAATTTCATCGAAGGTGAATCTTTGTTGATGGGCCTAAAAGATTTAGCACTCTCTTCTGGTTCAGCCTGCACTTCGGCTAGCTTGGAGCCTTCTTACGTACTACGAGCGTTAGGGTTAAATGATGAGTTAGCCCATAGTAGCTTACGCTTTTCGATGGGGCGTTTTAGTACCGAAGAAGAAGTCGATTATGCCATTAAGGCTGTGCGTAAAATCATTTCTCGTTTAAGAGAAATGTCTCCTTTATGGGATATGCACCAAGAAGGCATTGATTTAAATACAATTGAGTGGACAGCTCACTAATAACAAGGTGTTTTAGGTATGGCGTACAATGAAAAAGTAATAGATCACTATGAAAACCCACGTAATGTTGGCAATTTAGATAAAAATAGCCCCAATGTAGGTACGGGAATGGTGGGCGCGCCTGCTTGTGGCGATGTCATGAAGTTACAAATCGAAGTCGATGAAAATACGGGGCTCATTAAGAATGCCGTTTTTAAGACTTATGGGTGTGGTTCAGCGATTGCTTCAAGCTCTCTTGCAACCGAATGGTTAAAGGGGCGAACCTTAGAAGAAGCTGATAAAATAAAAAATACAGATATCGCACAAGAATTAAAGTTGCCGCCAGTGAAAATACACTGTTCTTTATTAGCTGAAGATGCCATTAAAGCCGCTGTAAAAGATTATCAGGCCAAGCAACTTGAGCGAGGCAGTTATGCAGAAGCTGAATAGTTTACCCAACAACGATCCTGGCTTGTCAGTGACTGAAGCGGCATTACAATATATTCGTCGCTCATTGCACAAAACAGAATCTGAATCACCCAAAGCGATTGGTATTCGTGTAGGTGTCAAAAAAGCGGGTTGCTCAGGCTATGAATACATTCTAGAAGCGGCATTTGCTGATAGCTTGAAATCACTTGATTATGTCTTTTCCTTTGATGATGTTTCAATCTTAATTGATAAAGAAATCTATTTGAAATTTTTCAAAGGTGGCACGATACTAGATTTTCGCAAGGAAGGGCTAAAACAGGGATTACAGTTTGAAAACCCCAATGTGGCACATCAATGTGGTTGTGGTGAAAGCTTTACTTTAGAAGATGAATCATAAGTGATTGATTTCGATTATTTTGCTCTTTTTGGTGTACCGCCTGTTTTTACACAAGATCTGGCTACTCTCAAAGCACGTTATCTGGAATTGCAACAAACCATGCATCCCGATAACTTTGTCAATGCTTTAGCGCACGAAAGGCAGCTAGCAATAAGCTA is a genomic window containing:
- a CDS encoding RNA methyltransferase; this encodes MISVFIKQINKVNQPISIILCQTSHPGNIGASARSMKTMALKQLVLIEPAIFPSNVAVERASGADDVLANAKVYGSLNEGVANCQWLFGTSARSRAFPWPQLTPFEAAAKMLELTATQQSVGILFGNEQSGLSNEQLQQCDFHIAIPANPEYSSLNLGSAVQIICYEIYQAWLKHKQEPTLSEMTVPAIGHKANHDEIAGLLEHFEKVSVEIGFLDPKHPKKLLPRLKRLFAKAQLEKEEVNLLRGFLKLANSKKDTQIS
- a CDS encoding iron-sulfur cluster assembly accessory protein, translated to MQKLNSLPNNDPGLSVTEAALQYIRRSLHKTESESPKAIGIRVGVKKAGCSGYEYILEAAFADSLKSLDYVFSFDDVSILIDKEIYLKFFKGGTILDFRKEGLKQGLQFENPNVAHQCGCGESFTLEDES
- a CDS encoding Rrf2 family transcriptional regulator, whose protein sequence is MKLTTKGRYAVTALVDLASRHQSEPISIAEVALRHRISVAYLERLAGVMRAKGLLKSVRGPKGGYVLAKPPAQITVADIIQAVDEKIDTTRCHGKGNCHEGTMCITHHLWDRLNQEIFDFLKSITLSELINEPHLLAQKNNTYPLQWLGANHA
- a CDS encoding IscS subfamily cysteine desulfurase; translated protein: MKQLYFDYAATTPLDPRVIEKMVDCLQEDYGNPASRSHAYGWRAEQLVEEAREAVAALINADSREIIWTSGATESNNLAIKGAAQFYQRKGKHIITSKIEHKAVLDTCRQLEREGFEVTYLEPNKQGLIEVESIANAIREDTVVVSIMHANNEIGVIQNIEAIGKLTREKGIIFHVDAAQTAGKIHIDMQANEIDLLSISGHKLYGPKGIGALFVRRKPRIRLNPQMHGGGHERGLRSGTLPTHQIVGMGEACKIAKAELEQEGKRIAQLRDRLWQGLSDIEEVHLNGHPTKRLPGILNLSINFIEGESLLMGLKDLALSSGSACTSASLEPSYVLRALGLNDELAHSSLRFSMGRFSTEEEVDYAIKAVRKIISRLREMSPLWDMHQEGIDLNTIEWTAH
- a CDS encoding protein kinase domain-containing protein, with the protein product MLTCNQKHDWTKILSEEPLYKEIHENSETYDSQTIDRLKKELSTAQKKIKRDNDSLKFSIIAGKNKGLFSLYHGTIDQGNYGRVKLARDLENNELYLMKHQFRGKLTKFKAECKFSKWAGILEDRQYIDPKHNYLFIKIVEGVTLARFKELALIHPLTSMEEIKLALSFLKALEHLFGSNIKHNDLHHRNIMIDPTQMKVTFIDYGEAEELGEESAARNEDIVEACKAITSLFSESPLHKIFKKLKHDCKLEDAIDAIKDLRKDLTRRASIDHP
- the iscU gene encoding Fe-S cluster assembly scaffold IscU; protein product: MAYNEKVIDHYENPRNVGNLDKNSPNVGTGMVGAPACGDVMKLQIEVDENTGLIKNAVFKTYGCGSAIASSSLATEWLKGRTLEEADKIKNTDIAQELKLPPVKIHCSLLAEDAIKAAVKDYQAKQLERGSYAEAE
- a CDS encoding inositol monophosphatase family protein, translated to MHPIVNIAIKAARSAGKMILRAQDTAESLTVIEKGHHDYASQVDKAAEEIIIDTIKRAYPQHTILGEEYGLIEGSDEETQWIIDPLDGTTNFLHGFPQFCVSIGVKQLDKIQHGVVYDPIRDELFSATRGQGVQMNGRRLRVSNLEKIDSALVGTGFPFREFSNLDQYLTFFKALIPHCAGIRRAGAAALDLAYVAAGRLDGFWEFGLKPWDVAAGSLFIQEAGGWVTTIEGNPEFLNAKSILAAPPKIHQQMLELYRQHFNP